A window from Halomicrobium urmianum encodes these proteins:
- a CDS encoding 6-hydroxymethylpterin diphosphokinase MptE-like protein: protein MDFSEWEPVYEAILADFGFDRAGDERARDELAALVTSSYRPRNDWFTGQTVAVAGAAPTLEDEADVARDADAVVAASTAADRLVAAGVDVDWVVTDLDKHGERIAALTREGTPVAVHAHGDNRDLLARHVPDCEHDRLLPTTQAAPADPVVNLGGFTDGDRAAFLADHLGAAALVFPGWDFAAATGPKARKLAWAERLLYWLERRRGERFAVLDGRRAAIDTAPLPVN, encoded by the coding sequence ATGGACTTCAGCGAGTGGGAACCGGTGTACGAGGCGATCCTCGCCGACTTCGGCTTCGACCGGGCTGGCGACGAGCGGGCGCGAGACGAGCTCGCGGCTCTGGTAACCTCGTCCTACCGGCCGCGTAACGACTGGTTTACTGGGCAGACCGTCGCCGTCGCCGGGGCGGCGCCGACGCTGGAGGACGAGGCCGACGTGGCCCGGGACGCCGACGCCGTCGTGGCCGCCTCCACCGCGGCCGACCGCCTGGTCGCGGCCGGCGTCGACGTCGACTGGGTCGTCACCGACCTGGACAAGCACGGGGAGCGGATCGCGGCGCTCACCCGCGAGGGGACGCCCGTCGCCGTCCACGCGCACGGCGACAACCGCGACCTGCTCGCTCGGCACGTCCCCGACTGCGAGCACGACAGGCTCCTGCCGACGACGCAGGCCGCGCCGGCCGATCCTGTGGTGAACCTCGGGGGGTTCACCGACGGGGACCGCGCCGCCTTCCTCGCCGACCACCTGGGGGCAGCGGCCCTGGTCTTCCCGGGCTGGGACTTCGCGGCCGCGACCGGCCCGAAGGCCCGCAAGCTCGCCTGGGCCGAGCGGCTCCTTTACTGGCTCGAACGGCGGCGCGGCGAGCGGTTCGCAGTGCTCGACGGGCGGCGAGCCGCGATCGACACCGCCCCCTTGCCAGTGAACTGA
- the folP gene encoding dihydropteroate synthase, which produces MQNVDAAGLGIGDDHPTRIMGVLNVSAESPYDPSVFADHAEAAEYVDEALIGEGADIVDVGLESANKRFEVLSAEEELERLDTAVQTRESTSGDAVFSIETRYHEVAEAALERGFDMVNDICGFADPEMPAVCEKYDVAVAKMASPPDLERPGAVEETPWAERRSREWAESADYVDEVYEALRQNGLTDKTIVDPAFGGWSEAQTLEDDRETLRRLREFRALGRPMLVSINRKNFLRSVADRSTEEALPVSLAATAMAIDRGAHVVRTHDVAETVDAAKIGDAFRRRLVADAEFGVEELDVTDPGELRRHAAAAGVELDPDRQVHRVLRVTGLDRADRDLLETAAAEADATVTGEKDAVVIGTSAAIADLAESVEKPGLTDALSRAATRSR; this is translated from the coding sequence ATGCAGAACGTCGACGCCGCCGGGCTGGGAATCGGCGACGACCACCCGACCCGGATCATGGGCGTGCTCAACGTCAGCGCGGAGTCGCCGTACGACCCCAGCGTGTTCGCCGACCACGCCGAGGCGGCCGAGTACGTCGACGAGGCACTGATCGGCGAGGGCGCGGATATCGTTGACGTGGGTCTGGAGTCGGCCAACAAGCGCTTCGAGGTGCTCTCCGCGGAGGAGGAACTGGAGCGGCTCGACACCGCCGTCCAGACGAGAGAGTCGACCAGCGGGGACGCCGTCTTCTCCATCGAGACGCGCTACCACGAGGTGGCCGAGGCGGCGCTGGAGAGGGGCTTCGACATGGTCAACGACATCTGCGGGTTCGCCGATCCCGAGATGCCCGCGGTCTGCGAGAAGTACGACGTGGCGGTGGCCAAGATGGCCAGCCCGCCGGATCTGGAGCGGCCCGGAGCCGTCGAGGAGACGCCCTGGGCCGAACGCAGGTCCCGGGAGTGGGCGGAGTCGGCCGACTACGTCGACGAGGTGTACGAGGCGCTGAGGCAGAACGGCCTCACGGACAAGACCATCGTCGACCCCGCCTTCGGCGGCTGGTCCGAGGCCCAGACCCTCGAGGACGACCGGGAGACGCTCCGCCGACTGCGAGAGTTCCGCGCCCTGGGGCGGCCGATGCTGGTCTCGATCAACCGGAAGAACTTCCTCCGCAGCGTCGCCGACCGCTCGACCGAGGAGGCCCTGCCAGTCTCGCTGGCGGCGACGGCGATGGCGATCGACAGGGGGGCTCACGTCGTCCGCACCCACGACGTCGCCGAGACGGTCGACGCCGCGAAGATCGGCGACGCGTTCCGCCGGCGACTCGTCGCCGACGCCGAGTTCGGAGTTGAGGAACTGGACGTGACTGATCCGGGGGAACTCCGCCGGCACGCCGCGGCGGCCGGCGTCGAACTCGATCCGGACCGGCAGGTCCACCGGGTACTCCGGGTGACCGGCCTCGATCGGGCGGATCGGGACTTGCTCGAGACGGCCGCAGCGGAGGCGGACGCGACGGTGACGGGAGAGAAGGACGCGGTGGTGATCGGAACGTCCGCGGCGATCGCGGACCTGGCTGAATCAGTCGAGAAACCGGGGTTAACCGACGCATTATCACGAGCGGCAACACGTTCGCGGTAA
- a CDS encoding zinc ribbon domain-containing protein translates to MESVVGLALVGAFTFGITFWAVLGATRRDSRREVLPSHYSSLLEVDPSRFPGRCPDCETSNDPGFRFCRECGTELPGYDSPSGRVPVNRIFDE, encoded by the coding sequence ATGGAATCGGTCGTCGGACTCGCCCTGGTGGGGGCGTTCACCTTCGGAATCACGTTCTGGGCCGTGCTCGGTGCGACGCGGCGAGACAGCCGGCGGGAGGTCCTGCCCTCGCACTACTCGAGCTTGCTGGAGGTTGATCCGTCTCGGTTCCCCGGCCGCTGTCCGGACTGCGAAACCTCGAACGACCCCGGCTTCCGCTTCTGCAGGGAGTGCGGCACCGAACTGCCGGGCTACGATTCGCCCTCCGGACGCGTGCCGGTGAACCGGATCTTCGACGAGTGA
- a CDS encoding RNA methyltransferase, producing the protein MTVAVAVVDAETPGNVGTIARSMKNFGFSDLLLVDPPGLDPEGEAYGFAGQAREDVLPNAREVTFDHLTENYHTVGCTAVTNEDGSNHVRYPFVTPAELADELSAVVGDGATGADGGDSGTDVAVVFGRERVGLTNDELARLDRICSIPASADYPVLNLGQAATVVLYELRALGVDETQLPEISDRATPREVEGLHEQFDDYLAAVDHPEEKRAKARRMFRRLLGRAYPTGREVTTLRGLLRRAGQKLDRED; encoded by the coding sequence ATGACCGTCGCCGTGGCCGTCGTCGACGCCGAGACGCCCGGCAACGTGGGCACCATCGCCCGCTCGATGAAGAACTTCGGGTTCTCCGACCTCCTGCTCGTCGACCCGCCGGGACTGGACCCCGAGGGCGAGGCCTACGGCTTCGCCGGCCAGGCGCGGGAGGACGTCCTCCCGAACGCCCGCGAAGTCACTTTCGACCACCTCACCGAGAACTACCACACCGTCGGCTGCACGGCCGTCACCAACGAGGACGGGAGCAACCACGTCCGCTACCCCTTCGTCACCCCGGCCGAACTGGCCGACGAGCTGTCCGCGGTGGTCGGCGACGGGGCAACCGGTGCCGACGGAGGGGACAGCGGAACCGACGTGGCCGTCGTCTTCGGCCGCGAGCGCGTCGGCCTGACCAACGACGAACTCGCCCGCCTCGACCGGATCTGCTCGATCCCCGCCAGCGCCGACTACCCCGTGCTCAACCTCGGGCAGGCCGCCACAGTCGTCCTCTACGAGCTCCGGGCGCTGGGCGTCGACGAGACCCAGCTCCCCGAGATCAGCGACCGGGCGACCCCGAGGGAGGTCGAGGGCCTGCACGAGCAGTTCGACGACTACCTCGCTGCCGTCGACCACCCCGAGGAGAAGCGCGCGAAGGCCCGACGGATGTTCCGCCGGCTGCTCGGCCGCGCGTACCCGACTGGCCGCGAGGTCACGACCCTGCGTGGGCTCCTCCGGCGGGCCGGCCAGAAGCTCGACCGAGAGGACTAG